The following are encoded in a window of Phaseolus vulgaris cultivar G19833 chromosome 3, P. vulgaris v2.0, whole genome shotgun sequence genomic DNA:
- the LOC137805984 gene encoding ammonium transporter 2 member 3-like, producing MSSTSHGFPLPSSLLPSDASPEWNNKADNAWQLTAATLVGLQSVPGLVILYGSMVKRKWAVNSAFMALYAFACVLICWVSWAHGMAFGAGLLPFVGKPSHALGGKFLLGKSRTGFFPMADFVFYQFAFAAITVVLLAGSLLGRMNFYAWMLFVPLWLTFSYTVGAFSIWDNYGFLQGKIIDYAGGFVIHLSSGIAGFTAAYWVGPRISYDRQNFPPNNIIHMLGGAGFLWMGWTGFNGGATFQVGEIASLAIFNTHLCTATSLLVWLTLDMIVYTKSSVTGAVQGMMTGLVCITPGAGLVDSWAAVLMGALSGSVPWYTMMVLHKKSAFFQSVDDTLGVFHTHAVAGLLGGVLSGVFAKPKLLRIMYSDDEQYGPGLVYSFCKGESVGEGFRQILYQLVGAGFIIVWNVVVTSLVCVLVSRIVDLRMQEEDLEVGDDAVHGEEAYALWGDGEKMRFPLRLHISPTIPSFCRRKFSIPLPKNQEN from the exons ATGAGTTCTACTTCTCACGGTTTCCCACTTCCATCATCGCTTTTGCCAAGTGATGCATCACCAGAGTGGAACAACAAAGCAGACAATGCATGGCAATTAACGGCAGCAACCTTAGTGGGCCTGCAGAGTGTTCCTGGGCTTGTCATCCTGTATGGCAGCATGGTTAAGAGAAAATGGGCTGTGAACTCGGCCTTCATGGCCCTCTACGCCTTTGCTTGTGTGCTCATTTGTTGGGTTTCATGGGCTCATGGCATGGCATTTGGGGCCGGGCTTTTGCCATTTGTGGGAAAGCCCAGCCACGCTCTGGGAGGCAAGTTTCTGCTTGGGAAGTCAAGGACTGGGTTCTTTCCAATGGCTGACTTCGTCTTCTATCAATTTGCTTTTGCAGCAATCACTGTTGTGTTGCTTGCAGGTTCTTTGCTCGGGAGAATGAACTTCTATGCGTGGATGTTGTTTGTTCCTTTGTGGCTTACCTTCTCTTACACGGTTGGTGCATTCAGCATCTGGGACAACTATGGCTTCCTTCAAGgaaaaataatcgattatgctggTGGCTTCGTCATTCATTTATCTTCTGGCATTGCAGGTTTCACAGCCGCTTATTGG GTTGGTCCAAGAATTTCCTATGACAGGCAAAACTTTCCACCAAATAACATAATTCACATGCTTGGAGGTGCAGGGTTTTTGTGGATGGGTTGGACAGGTTTTAATGGTGGAGCTACTTTCCAAGTGGGAGAAATTGCATCGTTGGCGATCTTCAATACCCATCTATGTACTGCTACAAGCCTACTGGTTTGGCTTACACTGGACATGATTGTATATACCAAGAGCTCAGTCACCGGGGCCGTACAGGGAATGATGACTGGCCTCGTCTGCATCACACCAGGTGCAG GTTTGGTAGATTCATGGGCGGCAGTGTTGATGGGAGCTTTGTCTGGTTCCGTTCCATGGTACACGATGATGGTGTTACACAAAAAGTCAGCATTCTTTCAGAGTGTGGACGATACATTAGGAGTGTTTCACACTCATGCAGTGGCTGGTCTTCTTGGGGGTGTTCTTTCTGGCGTGTTCGCGAAACCGAAGCTTCTGAGAATAATGTACAGCGACGATGAGCAATATGGCCCAGGCTTAGTCTACAGCTTTTGTAAGGGGGAATCAGTGGGTGAAGGGTTTCGGCAAATATTGTACCAGTTAGTTGGAGCAGGGTTCATCATTGTTTGGAATGTGGTTGTTACAAGCCTGGTTTGTGTTCTTGTAAGCCGCATTGTGGATCTTCGGATGCAAGAAGAGGATCTTGAGGTTGGTGATGATGCTGTTCATGGAGAAGAAGCATACGCATTGTGGGGTGATGGAGAGAAAATGAGGTTCCCTCTTCGTCTCCATATAAGTCCAACCATTCCTTCTTTCTGTCGCCGAAAGTTTTCTATTCCTCTCCCCAAGAATCAAGAAAATTag
- the LOC137805702 gene encoding transcription factor SRM1-like, translated as MSRVEGNEWESALNDELFNINFEDIFGVSIDQMLGDVNYPEETSNLQGQPLSQQSFSDHPLTQLNESVTHVESGPTQLPDNPPNSEHQNGGCGPSRQRQPRKTWSIEEHKLFLLGLRMYGGSWKKISENVVRTKTPSQLASHAQKYFIRQKMEPSQRKRKSIHDITLELE; from the exons ATGAGTAGGGTTGAAGGAAATGAATGGGAGAGTGCATTGAATGATGAACTCTTCAACATTAACTTTGAGGATATTTTTGGGGTCTCCATTGATCAAATGCTTGGCGATGTCAACTACCCAGAAGAAACCAGCAACTTACAGGGCCAACCATTGTCTCAACAGAGCTTTTCTGATCATCCTCTCACACAACTCAATGAAAGCGTCACTCACGTTGAATCGGGTCCGACCCAGTTACCCGATAACCCGCCAAACTCCGAGCACCAGAACGGTGGTTGCGGACCGAGTCGACAGCGCCAGCCAAGGAAGACATGGAGCATTGAAGAGCACAA ATTGTTTCTTCTTGGGCTTCGCATGTATGGCGGAAGTTGGAAAAAGATTTCTGAAAACGTTGTTCGAACCAAAACACCATCGCAACTAGCAAGTCACGCTCAGAAATACTTCATACGTCAGAAAATGGAGCCATCACagaggaaaagaaaaagcaTTCATGATATAACTCTTGAACTGGAGTGA
- the LOC137808509 gene encoding UPF0548 protein At2g17695, translating to MFFLSWGRPSPQDQKACINKSGTFNYDDKYQGATAKSLSSLKADEGLSKDGFLLNEARILVGSGIETFEKGKSALRSWRHFGLNWAYVDPKTPVQQGVKFCVCVKEFFPWLMMPLQVVYVNETPKAKNRGGSFGFGSGTLHGHLLAGEERFSVEIDENNQVWYEVLSFSKPAHILSFLGYPYVMLRQKYFANESSKAMLKHINSSKS from the exons ATGTTTTTCTTGAGCTGGGGTCGCCCCTCTCCCCAAGACCAAAAAGCTTGCATCAACAA GTCAGGTACTTTCAACTATGATGACAAATATCAAGGAGCTACAGCTAAATCATTGTCTTCCCTTAAAGCAGACGAGGGGCTCTCCAAAGATGGATTTTTACTGAATGAGGCACGAATTCTGGTTGGTTCTGGTATTGAGACTTTTGAAAAAGGCAAGAGTGCCCTCAGAAGTTGGAG GCATTTTGGATTGAATTGGGCATATGTTGATCCGAAAACACCAGTTCAACAAGGAGTGAAGTTCTGTGTTTGTGTCAAGGAGTTCTTTCCGTGGCTCATGATGCCACTCCAGGTTGTGTACGTAAATGAAACTCCAAAGGCCAAAAACCGCGGGGGCTCCTTTGGTTTTGGAAGTGGCACTCTTCATGGTCACTTGCTG GCTGGGGAAGAGCGCTTTTCAGTGGAGATAGACGAGAACAATCAGGTTTGGTACGAAGTGCTTTCTTTCTCAAAGCCTGCCCACATTTTATCATTTCTTGGATACCCTTATGTGATGCTTAGGCAGAAATACTTTGCTAATGAATCTTCCAAGGCTATGCTGAAACATATTAATTCTTCAAAATCCTAA
- the LOC137805703 gene encoding uncharacterized protein At1g76070-like, with amino-acid sequence MKILSRIKDKLLKFMPTQPVASVPFQNPNMSPIGNFPTRGCRSPTHRVSIVPMEVRRNRGSESFSAQEPSSPKVSCMGEVKGRKKRKVRGQKRVPTEEGDAVACSEKKKSLQWIFKGISVEGRKQSKKGSVLEEKAAASTEGYPSLGAMKSFASGTGSLPRFEVIMER; translated from the coding sequence ATGAAGATACTGTCTCGAATCAAAGACAAGTTGTTGAAGTTTATGCCAACGCAACCAGTAGCTTCAGTGCCCTTTCAAAACCCTAATATGAGTCCTATTGGGAATTTTCCCACAAGAGGATGTCGATCACCTACACATAGAGTCTCGATTGTTCCAATGGAGGTTCGAAGAAACCGTGGAAGCGAAAGCTTCAGTGCACAAGAGCCTTCCTCCCCGAAGGTGTCTTGTATGGGTGAAGTGAAGGGCAGAAAAAAGAGAAAGGTTCGTGGACAGAAAAGGGTTCCAACAGAAGAGGGTGATGCTGTTGCATGTAGTGAAAAGAAGAAGTCTCTGCAGTGGATTTTCAAGGGAATCAGTGTGGAGGGACGAAAACAAAGTAAGAAGGGTTCTGTGTTGGAAGAGAAAGCAGCAGCAAGCACAGAGGGATATCCATCGTTGGGTGCAATGAAGAGTTTTGCAAGTGGCACTGGATCATTGCCCCGTTTTGAGGTGATTATGGAAAGGTGA